A region of Solanum stenotomum voucher PI 320364 plastid, complete genome DNA encodes the following proteins:
- the petN gene encoding PetN, whose translation MDIVSLAWAALMVVFTFSLSLVVWGRSGL comes from the coding sequence ATGGATATAGTAAGTCTTGCTTGGGCTGCTTTAATGGTAGTCTTTACTTTTTCCCTTTCACTCGTAGTGTGGGGAAGGAGTGGACTCTAG
- the psbM gene encoding PsbM, translating into MEVNILAFIATALFILVPTAFLLIIYVKTVSQND; encoded by the coding sequence ATGGAAGTAAATATTCTTGCATTTATTGCTACTGCACTATTTATTCTAGTTCCTACCGCTTTTCTACTTATCATTTATGTAAAAACAGTCAGTCAAAACGATTAA